The following proteins are encoded in a genomic region of Periophthalmus magnuspinnatus isolate fPerMag1 chromosome 23, fPerMag1.2.pri, whole genome shotgun sequence:
- the ndor1 gene encoding NADPH-dependent diflavin oxidoreductase 1 yields MSDQALLILYGSQTGTAQDTAQRIARQAKRRRLQVRTMPLDGYNIATLISESTVVFVCATTGQGDPPDNMRNFWKFIFRKALPAGSLCQLDCAVLGLGDSSYPKFNFVAKKLHKRLQQLGASMLLPVGLADDQHELGSDAVIDPWLLSFWQRFYTLHPSLKALPSLKEDEALPPTFSFNFLEGDSDVASLATPAEQTMISSSCPFSAKLLSNTRVTDVSHFQDVRLFDFDITGSNIEFSAGDVVMMRPCNAAEDVQQFCQLLKLDPESRFTLSPTESTPVPARLLQPCSVRYLVESYLDIAAVPRRSFFELLLTFATNELEREKLAEFSSAAGQDDLHAYCSRPRRTALEVLADFPHTTAEIKVDYLLDLFPEIQPRSFSIASSLKAHPNKLQILVAVVRYKTKLYKPRRGLCSNWLASLNPEKEEVYVPLWVKKGTLKFPKDQDTPVIMVGPGTGVAPFRSAIQERTAEGKEANVLFFGCRSKSKDFYFKAEWEEKIKAGHLTLFTAFSRDQENKVYVQHRIRENAELLMDLIANKNACFYIAGNAKEMPGSVRDALKTIFQQQGTVSSDAAEQMVVAMEQSGRLQSETWS; encoded by the exons ATGTCAGACCAAGCTTTGCTGATACTGTATGGAAGTCAGACTGGCACAGCCCAGGACACAGCCCAAAGGATTGCCCGACAGGCTAAAAGGAGACGACTGCAGGTCCGGACCATGCCTCTTGATGGCTACAATATT GCCACATTGATCTCAGAGTCCACTGTTGTCTTTGTGTGTGCCACCACTGGCCAAGGAGACCCACCAGACAATATGAGG AATTTCTGGAAATTCATTTTTAGAAAAGCTTTGCCTGCTGGTTCTCTGTGTCAGCTGGACTGTGCTGTGCTGGGCCTGGGAGATTCCTCTTATCCAAA GTTTAATTTTGTGGCTAAAAAGCTTCATAAACGCCTTCAGCAGCTAGGGGCCTCAATGCTGCTCCCTGTTGGGCTGGCAGATGACCAACATGAGCTCGG GTCTGATGCAGTGATCGACCCTTGGCTGCTATCATTCTGGCAACGGTTTTATACTCTGCATCCTTCTTTGAAAGCGTTACCCTCATTAAAAGAAGATGAAGC GCTTCCTCCGACAttttcttttaactttttaGAAGGTGACTCTGATGTGGCCTCACTAGCGACCCCTGCAGAGCAGACCATGATCTCTTCATCTTGTCCTTTTTCTGCTAAACTTTTGTCCAATACAAGAGTAACTGATGTGTCACACTTTCAGGATGTGAGATTGTTTGACTTTGATATCACTGGATCCAACATAGA GTTTTCTGCTGGTGATGTGGTTATGATGCGCCCTTGTAATGCAGCAGAGGATGTGCAACAGTTTTGCCAGCTGCTGAAATTAGATCCTGAGTCCAGATTTACTCTCAGTCCAACAGAAAGCACACCAG TTCCAGCCAGACTTCTTCAGCCCTGCTCTGTACGATACCTGGTGGAATCATACCTGGACATCGCTGCTGTGCCTCGCCGATCCTTTTTTGAGTTGCTTCTGACCTTTGCCACCAATGAACTTGAACGGGAAAAACTAGCAGAATTTAGCTCTGCAGCTGGACAGGATGACCTACATGCCTACTGCAGCCGACCACGACGCACCGCACTGGAG GTCTTGGCTGATTTCCCACACACTACTGCTGAAATCAAAGTAGATTATCTTCTGGATTTGTTTCCTGAAATCCAGCCTCGGTCTTTCTCTATTGCGTCCTCCTTAAAG GCTCATCCAAACAAACTCCAGATACTTGTTGCTGTAGTTCGTTACAAGACAAAGTTGTACAAACCCAGAAGAGGCCTGTGCTCAAATTGGTTAGCTTCACTTAACCCAGAAAAAG AGGAGGTGTATGTGCCGCTATGGGTGAAAAAAGGCACACTTAAGTTTCCCAAAGACCAGGATACTCCAGTCATAATGGTAGGGCCGGGGACAGGGGTGGCACCCTTTAGGTCCGCCATACAGGAAAGGACAGCTGAAGGAAAAGAgg CCAATGTTCTCTTCTTTGGGTGCCGATCCAAATCTAAAGACTTCTATTTCAAAGCTGAATGGGAGGAGAAGATAAAGGCTGGACATTTGACCCTCTTCACAGCTTTTTCACGAGACCAG GAAAACAAAGTGTATGTTCAACATCGAATACGTGAAAATGCTGAACTCTTGATGGACTTGATAGCCAATaaaaatgcatgcttttataTTGCTGG AAATGCCAAAGAGATGCCCGGTAGTGTCCGTGATGCTCTGAAAACCATTTTTCAGCAGCAAGGCACAGTCTCCAGTGACGCTGCAGAGCAGATGGTGGTTGCAATGGAGCAGTCAGGTCGGCTGCAGAGTGAGACCTGGTCCTGA